The following are encoded together in the Apodemus sylvaticus chromosome 11, mApoSyl1.1, whole genome shotgun sequence genome:
- the LOC127696553 gene encoding cytochrome b-c1 complex subunit 9: MSSPTIASRLYSLLFRRSSTFALTIAVGALFFERAFDQGADAVYEHINEGKLWKHIKHKYENKE, encoded by the exons ATGTCGTCGCCGACGATTGCTTCGCGTCTGTATTCCTTGCTGTTCCGCAGGTCTTCCACCTTCGCCCTCACCATCGCAGTGGGAGCCCTGTTCTTCGAGCGCGCCTTCGATCAGGGTGCAGATGCGGTCTACGAGCACATCAACGAGGGG AAACTGTGGAAACATATAAAGCACAAATATGAGAACAAGGAGTAA